From Penicillium psychrofluorescens genome assembly, chromosome: 1, one genomic window encodes:
- a CDS encoding uncharacterized protein (ID:PFLUO_001874-T1.cds;~source:funannotate), whose amino-acid sequence MSDHRSSIASLEDSDRLAAGNGHGSGDNPKRDLNRSDELLQSPSASSDRADARPADTQGGALRQAFAHVYNLSRSSSARTSTSSLQALNEDIVVDARSENGSAGRSPQRSSRHAETQGDYPVYPDQSYASLQSQIHPTWQPPHLRSRSSYPLQADAIPRVSQPRVSRTAGNTPVSSPGLFSMRGSRTTPPVGSDEEGWFGSPYLHPSHLQPPKETHIVEVDRDLITGNKVINQYEILEELGRGEHGKVKLCRHVATKQKVAIKIVQRYSKRRRLGKLGNPEDKVKKEVAILKKARHPNVVSLLEVIDDPNQQKVYIVLEYVENGEIIWRKKGLREIVHVDKLRFEREQSGIPDTPAFLEESHQFVRTAQHLRRQRKRARERIEAQAADAQKGPIPAWSLEHGAESSDEEEGVGLGLGIGRISTRSTAILDENSPSASFASTHESLNAVEGSMYGAYVDYPFERRFSTASSNFGYAPSEPEWTADGDDMSYVPCLTISEARNAFRDSVLGLEYLHYQGIIHRDIKPANLLVTSSHRVKISDFGVSYLGRPIRDDEEEQVDETSAAELDDARDLSKTVGTPAFYAPELCYTGDDFVETIGSVPKITGAIDVWSLGVTLYGMIFGRLPFVSDDEYSMFQTIVKKEVFIPRKRLVPVVREDSSTITQWNHRSNDELAYEEIDDELYDLLRRLLTKDPIKRITLKEIKHHPWTLDGLPNPRAWIEETDPGYQSKGKRIEVSNEEVTSAVSKVPFIQRVRSNVAKWFGGRSKDKESRKRISSTTPSSDTLSSASTSSTFGKASQDGRRLSLRGDEEFFRPLKFGSQSEHPLAQSVTASPVEEEEWSSYFDNKTIPGPNAAPAPIVTPRPGPPRRARSSMSTAESAKTVRQSSFDTTPTVRPRTGAPSIIEALGTTSLGGLFSGSRRISRGMYSGSRSRVSSPSGESASLEGGDRHSEPSLAISVASAIGQVRSNGLWQHEAGVSAKSPAPPPAPVHRRNRSQQLAGKSSAESLTLTKEALLRRRRSDIEPGSGRGPLASAVESEILPNDSLRLPLAPPLPDPGCPVDPPSRGLTTSTPSAATISSSSADDFTSGMSQSASHPSIPSVVSGASSLSGDGFFQDKRSDSSTQVPSILRTGETVKAHHSSTLRPSEDDESRYYCDDEDEGDSEDEVLVIGKKKPPVKTGNN is encoded by the coding sequence ATGTCGGACCACCGGTCTTCGATAGCTAGTCTGGAGGACTCCGACCGACTCGCGGCGGGGAATGGTCATGGCTCGGGAGACAACCCCAAGCGAGACCTGAACCGGTCGGACGAGTTGTTGCAGTCTCCATCCGCCTCAAGCGACAGGGCCGATGCCCGACCGGCCGATACACAGGGAGGCGCCCTTCGCCAGGCCTTCGCCCACGTTTATAATCTCTCTCGGTCTTCGTCGGCCCGCACTTCCACGAGCTCTCTCCAGGCCTTGAACGAAGATATTGTGGTGGATGCCCGGTCGGAAAATGGCAGCGCTGGGCGCAGCCCCCAGAGGTCTTCTCGACACGCTGAAACCCAAGGCGACTACCCGGTGTATCCCGACCAATCCTATGCTAGCCTGCAGTCTCAGATTCATCCAACATGGCAACCTCCACACCTACGGTCGCGGAGTTCCTATCCATTGCAGGCAGATGCTATCCCTCGTGTGTCACAGCCGCGTGTCTCTCGCACCGCGGGCAATACTCCGGTGTCGAGCCCAGGACTGTTCTCCATGCGAGGCTCGCGCACAACACCACCGGTGGGttcggacgaggaaggtTGGTTCGGCAGCCCCTACCTCCATCCAAGTCATTTACAACCGCCGAAAGAAACGCATATCGTCGAAGTGGATCGTGACTTGATCACGGGTAACAAGGTCATCAATCAATATGAGATCCTGGAGGAGCTTGGACGTGGTGAGCATGGGAAAGTCAAACTCTGTCGGCATGTGGCCACCAAGCAGAAAGTGGCCATCAAAATCGTCCAGCGGTACTCCAAGCGTCGTCGGTTAGGCAAACTGGGCAACCCGGAGGATAAAGTCAAAAAAGAGGTGGCTATTCTGAAGAAAGCGCGGCATCCGAACGTGGTCAGCTTGCTCGAAGTCATCGATGATCCCAACCAGCAGAAGGTCTATATCGTGTTGGAATATGTCGAGAACGGTGAGATCATCTGGCGCAAGAAGGGTCTTCGAGAGATCGTGCACGTGGACAAACTCCGATTCGAGCGCGAGCAATCTGGAATTCCCGATACCCCAGCCTTTTTGGAAGAGAGTCATCAATTTGTCCGGACCGCTCAGCATTTGCGTCGGCAACGCAAAAGAGCGCGGGAGCGCATCGAAGCGCAGGCTGCCGATGCGCAGAAGGGGCCCATTCCGGCATGGAGCTTGGAGCACGGTGCGGAGTCGtcagacgaagaggagggtgTTGGTCTTGGATTAGGGATCGGGCGGATATCCACCCGTTCGACGGCCATCCTTGACGAGAACTCCCCCAGTGCGTCCTTCGCTTCCACTCACGAGTCCCTAAATGCGGTCGAAGGCAGCATGTATGGCGCCTATGTCGACTATCCGTTCGAGAGACGCTTCAGCACCGCATCCAGCAACTTTGGATATGCTCCTTCTGAGCCGGAATGGactgcagatggagatgataTGTCCTATGTCCCCTGCTTGACCATCAGCGAAGCTCGCAACGCATTCCGAGACTCTGTCCTCGGATTGGAGTATCTTCACTACCAGGGGATCATCCATCGTGACATCAAACCCGCCAATCTATTGGTGACCAGCAGCCACCGCGTCAAGATCTCTGATTTCGGTGTCTCATACCTGGGTCGACCTATTcgcgatgacgaggaggaacAAGTGGACGAGACTAGTGCGGCAGAATTGGACGATGCTCGCGATTTATCCAAGACTGTGGGAACTCCCGCCTTCTACGCCCCGGAATTGTGCTACACTGGCGACGATTTCGTCGAGACAATCGGATCCGTCCCCAAAATTACCGGGGCGATCGACGTTTGGTCTTTGGGTGTGACCCTGTATGGGATGATCTTTGGCCGCCTGCCCTTCGTCTCGGATGATGAATACAGCATGTTCCAGACCATCGTGAAGAAAGAAGTCTTTATCCCGCGGAAGCGTCTCGTCCCTGTCGTCAGAGAGGACTCTTCCACCATCACTCAATGGAACCACCGCAGCAATGATGAGCTGGCCTatgaggagattgatgacGAGCTCTATGATTTACTTCGTCGGTTGTTGACCAAGGATCCCATCAAGCGCATCACTCtgaaggagatcaagcacCACCCTTGGACCCTTGACGGCCTACCCAACCCCCGAGCGTGGATCGAGGAGACAGATCCCGGCTATCAGAGCAAAGGAAAGAGGATCGAAGTCTCGAACGAAGAAGTCACCAGTGCTGTCAGCAAGGTTCCTTTCATTCAACGAGTTCGGTCCAACGTTGCAAAGTGGTTTGGAGGTCGGTCTAAGGACAAGGAATCTCGCAAGCGAATTTCGAGCACCACACCATCTTCGGACACGCTATCATCTGCCTCGACGAGCAGTACCTTTGGCAAAGCATCGCAAGACGGCCGCCGGCTCAGTTTGCGAGGGGACGAGGAATTCTTTCGGCCACTCAAGTTTGGTAGCCAAAGCGAACACCCCCTGGCTCAAAGCGTGACGGCCAGTCcagtggaagaagaagaatggtcTTCGTATTTCGATAACAAGACTATCCCTGGACCCAatgctgctccagctcccaTCGTGACTCCACGACCGGGACCTCCCAGACGGGCTAGGTCTTCCATGTCGACCGCAGAGTCCGCAAAGACTGTAAGGCAGTCCAGTTTTGACACGACCCCAACGGTACGACCGCGAACGGGTGCCCCGTCGATTATCGAAGCTCTGGGAACTACCAGTCTCGGTGGCCTGTTCAGTGGTTCTCGGCGGATATCACGGGGCATGTACAGTGGCAGCCGCAGTCGGGTCTCATCCCCCTCCGGCGAGTCAGCGTCCCTGGAAGGCGGGGATCGTCACTCAGAGCCAAGCCTTGCCATCAGTGTTGCCTCTGCAATTGGCCAAGTGCGAAGCAACGGTCTATGGCAACACGAAGCCGGTGTCTCCGCCAAGAGTCCAGCCCCTCCCCCAGCACCCGTGCATCGACGCAACCGATCCCAGCAGCTAGCGGGCAAGTCCTCTGCGGAGTCATTAACCCTCACGAAAGAAGCGCTTCTACGGCGCCGGCGGAGCGACATCGAACCAGGTTCTGGCCGGGGTCCGCTGGCCTCTGCAGTCGAAAGCGAGATACTACCAAACGACTCTCTCCGTTTACCCCTGGCTCCTCCACTTCCGGATCCTGGATGTCCCGTCGACCCTCCTAGTCGTGGTCTCACCACCTCCACACCCTCGGCCGCcaccatctcttcctcttctgccgACGATTTCACCAGTGGCATGTCTCAAAGCGCTTCTCATCCTAGCATTCCCTCTGTTGTGTCTGGGGcttcttcgctttctggagatggcttcttccaggacAAACGCTCTGATTCCTCGACCCAAGTGCCTTCTATCCTCCGCACGGGTGAGACAGTCAAAGCTCATCACTCGAGTACACTTCGCCCGTCAGAAGATGACGAGTCAAGGTACTACtgcgatgacgaggatgaaggtGATTCAGAAGACGAGGTTCTTGTGAtcggaaagaagaagccaCCCGTCAAGACTGGGAATAACTAG